A genomic stretch from Microtus pennsylvanicus isolate mMicPen1 chromosome 11, mMicPen1.hap1, whole genome shotgun sequence includes:
- the LOC142860056 gene encoding uncharacterized protein LOC142860056 isoform X3, whose product MVSSCCGSVCSEEGCGQGCCQPSCCQTTCCRPTCCVCCRPSCCISSCCRPSCCRPTCCVSSCCRPSCCTSSCCRPCCSSSSCCGSSCCRPSCCISSCCRPSCCRPSCCVSSCCRPQCCISSCCRPTCCQTTCCQTTCCRPACSSGSCC is encoded by the exons ATGGTCAGCTCCTGTTGTGGCTCTGTCTGCTCTGAGGAGGGCTGTGGCCAAggctgctgccagcccagctgctgccagACCACCTGCTGCAGGCCCAcctgctgtgt CTGCTGCCGCCCCAGCTGCTGCATTTCCAGCTGCTGCAGGCCTTCCTGCTGCCGCCCCAcctgctgtgtgtccagctgctgcAGACCCTCTTGCTGCACCTCCAGCTGCTGCCGCCCCTGCTGTAGCAGTTCCAGCTGTTGTGGATCCAGCTGCTGCCGCCCCAGCTGCTGCATTTCTAGCTGCTGCAGGCCTTCCTGCTGCCGCCCCAgctgctgtgtgtccagctgctgcAGACCTCAGTGCTGCATTTCCAGTTGCTGTCGCCCCACCTGCTGCCAGACCACCTGCTGCCAGACCACCTGCTGCCGCCCAGCCTGTTCTAGTGGTTCTTGCTGCTGA
- the LOC142860056 gene encoding uncharacterized protein LOC142860056 isoform X2 — protein MVSSCCGSVCSEEGCGQGCCQPSCCQTTCCRPTCCVSSCCRPCCSSSSCCGSSCCRPSCCISSCCRPSCCRPTCCVSSCCRPSCCTSSCCRPCCSSSSCCGSSCCRPSCCISSCCRPSCCRPSCCVSSCCRPQCCISSCCRPTCCQTTCCQTTCCRPACSSGSCC, from the coding sequence ATGGTCAGCTCCTGTTGTGGCTCTGTCTGCTCTGAGGAGGGCTGTGGCCAAggctgctgccagcccagctgctgccagACCACCTGCTGCAGGCCCAcctgctgtgtgtccagctgctgcCGCCCATGCTGTAGCAGTTCCAGCTGTTGTGGATCCAGCTGCTGCCGCCCCAGCTGCTGCATTTCCAGCTGCTGCAGGCCTTCCTGCTGCCGCCCCAcctgctgtgtgtccagctgctgcAGACCCTCTTGCTGCACCTCCAGCTGCTGCCGCCCCTGCTGTAGCAGTTCCAGCTGTTGTGGATCCAGCTGCTGCCGCCCCAGCTGCTGCATTTCTAGCTGCTGCAGGCCTTCCTGCTGCCGCCCCAgctgctgtgtgtccagctgctgcAGACCTCAGTGCTGCATTTCCAGTTGCTGTCGCCCCACCTGCTGCCAGACCACCTGCTGCCAGACCACCTGCTGCCGCCCAGCCTGTTCTAGTGGTTCTTGCTGCTGA